A single window of Syntrophotalea acetylenica DNA harbors:
- a CDS encoding FKBP-type peptidyl-prolyl cis-trans isomerase has protein sequence MADPIKDGDVIRVRYTGRDQNGEVFDTTDGRGPFTYVVGSGAVMRGFDAAVLGLRAGERTRVILAPDQAYGARNEECVISIPRSSVPARLNIVPGMQLKLPLQGGKAMTATVTKITRELIRLDGNHPLAGKTLTFDIEIVATGLRPTELFAS, from the coding sequence ATGGCTGATCCAATCAAGGACGGTGATGTAATCCGGGTGCGGTATACCGGCCGCGACCAGAATGGCGAAGTCTTCGACACCACCGACGGGCGCGGGCCCTTTACTTATGTGGTCGGTTCCGGCGCCGTCATGCGGGGTTTCGATGCGGCGGTGCTTGGTTTGCGAGCCGGTGAGCGTACTCGCGTAATTCTCGCGCCGGACCAGGCTTACGGAGCGCGTAACGAGGAGTGTGTCATCAGTATTCCCCGTAGCAGTGTTCCGGCCCGCCTGAATATTGTGCCTGGCATGCAGTTGAAACTGCCTCTGCAGGGGGGCAAGGCGATGACGGCTACCGTCACCAAAATTACCAGGGAACTCATCCGCCTCGACGGCAACCACCCCCTGGCGGGAAAAACCCTGACGTTCGATATAGAAATCGTGGCTACCGGCCTCAGGCCGACGGAACTGTTCGCATCGTAG
- a CDS encoding Glu/Leu/Phe/Val family dehydrogenase yields the protein MLDAFTYADTYGPARIIYIHEPRITLKGVLVIDNVAVGPAIGGLRMAPDVNVGECFRLARAMTLKNAAAGLAHGGGKSVLYGDPKMPARDKECLIRAMACALRDCQDYIFGPDMGTDETCMGWIRDEIGRAVGLPESLGGIPLDKIGATGWGVRHAVEVAAPVAGFDLSGARVVVQGFGAVGQHAARFLSGTGAVLVGAADTRGTLYDPQGIDVGALMDLKNLGKSVVDYPKGQKLDRDAVIDLECEVWIPAARPDVINEANVDRLRTRLVAQGANIPVTAAAEKTLHERGVLCLPDFIANAGGVICGALEYHGGWKGLVFDVVAEKVRANTEQMLRRVRQEGRLPRDIAVDMALSVLRKAMATRRWSIY from the coding sequence ATGCTGGATGCTTTTACTTATGCTGACACATACGGTCCCGCCAGGATCATCTACATCCACGAACCGCGCATTACCCTGAAGGGCGTGCTGGTAATCGACAATGTCGCTGTTGGCCCCGCCATTGGCGGTCTGCGCATGGCGCCGGATGTAAATGTCGGAGAATGTTTCCGTCTGGCACGGGCCATGACCCTTAAAAATGCCGCTGCCGGGCTGGCCCACGGTGGCGGCAAGTCGGTGCTTTATGGTGATCCGAAAATGCCGGCGCGGGACAAGGAATGCCTTATTCGTGCCATGGCCTGCGCCTTGCGCGATTGCCAGGACTATATCTTCGGCCCGGATATGGGCACCGATGAAACCTGCATGGGCTGGATCCGGGATGAAATTGGCCGGGCCGTGGGTTTGCCCGAATCCCTTGGCGGCATCCCCCTTGACAAGATCGGCGCGACGGGGTGGGGCGTGCGGCATGCGGTGGAAGTCGCGGCGCCGGTAGCGGGTTTCGATCTGTCTGGCGCGCGGGTCGTGGTGCAGGGGTTCGGCGCCGTGGGACAGCATGCTGCCCGTTTTCTAAGTGGGACGGGCGCCGTGCTGGTCGGGGCCGCGGATACCAGGGGGACCTTGTACGATCCGCAGGGGATCGATGTCGGTGCCCTGATGGATCTGAAGAATCTGGGCAAGAGTGTTGTCGATTACCCCAAGGGCCAGAAACTGGACCGGGACGCGGTCATCGACCTCGAGTGCGAGGTCTGGATCCCGGCGGCACGCCCCGATGTGATCAACGAAGCCAATGTCGACCGGTTGCGCACCCGACTCGTTGCCCAGGGTGCCAATATCCCCGTAACCGCCGCGGCGGAAAAAACCTTGCATGAGCGCGGCGTTCTGTGTCTGCCCGATTTTATCGCCAATGCCGGTGGCGTGATCTGTGGGGCGCTTGAATATCACGGCGGCTGGAAGGGTCTGGTGTTCGACGTGGTGGCGGAGAAAGTTCGCGCCAACACCGAGCAGATGCTGCGCCGGGTCCGGCAGGAGGGGCGTTTGCCGCGCGATATTGCTGTCGATATGGCTCTGTCCGTTCTGCGCAAAGCCATGGCGACGCGCCGCTGGTCGATTTACTGA
- a CDS encoding FKBP-type peptidyl-prolyl cis-trans isomerase has protein sequence MAEIIQTGDTISVNYTGRFEDGQVFDSSEGRAPLKFTVGSGQLIKGFDDAVVGLKQGDKTTVTIEAKDGYGEYRDDLVIAVPKANVPENLEIEIGKRFHLRDQSGRPVPAVVVEITEEAVKLDANHAMAGKTLIFDIEVVETGLQAEAPQAASHCGDGSNGCRGCGQH, from the coding sequence ATGGCGGAAATCATCCAGACTGGAGATACCATCAGCGTTAACTACACCGGGCGTTTCGAAGACGGCCAGGTGTTTGACTCTTCCGAAGGGCGCGCGCCCCTCAAATTCACTGTCGGTTCCGGACAACTCATCAAAGGGTTTGACGATGCCGTGGTGGGGCTTAAACAAGGCGATAAAACCACTGTCACGATCGAGGCCAAGGACGGCTACGGCGAATACCGGGACGATCTGGTCATTGCCGTCCCCAAAGCCAACGTTCCCGAGAATCTTGAGATCGAGATCGGCAAGCGCTTTCATCTGCGCGATCAGAGCGGCCGTCCGGTGCCGGCCGTGGTTGTTGAAATTACTGAAGAAGCCGTGAAGCTGGATGCCAATCATGCGATGGCCGGCAAGACCCTGATATTTGATATCGAAGTGGTCGAAACCGGATTGCAGGCCGAGGCGCCTCAGGCCGCTTCCCACTGTGGTGACGGCAGCAACGGTTGCCGGGGTTGCGGTCAGCACTGA
- the hpnH gene encoding adenosyl-hopene transferase HpnH, protein MGVPFIQKARIGGYICRQLAKGNRRFPLVLMLEPLFQCNLRCKGCGKISHPPEIMNRRMTVEECVARAEECGAPIVSLPGGEPLMHPDIHLIARELIARKRFVYLCTNALLVEKRLADFEPSPYLTFNVHLDGLRDKHDTLVNRNGVFDQAVQAIRRLVADGYRVTTNTTFFGDETPESAAALFDFLMSLGVEGMTVAPAFNYESAEEQDNFLGREGSCKLFRALLPQARKRGWRFNHSSLYLDFLAGGQQYACSPWGTPAANIFGWQRPCYLLNDGYVGSFRELMQDTDWESYGTAGDARCADCMVHCGFEPSAVVDAALHPLKALGVFLRGAGN, encoded by the coding sequence TTGGGTGTTCCTTTTATCCAGAAAGCCCGTATCGGGGGCTATATTTGCAGGCAGTTGGCCAAAGGCAACCGCCGTTTTCCCCTGGTGTTGATGCTTGAGCCGCTGTTTCAGTGCAATTTGCGCTGCAAAGGCTGCGGAAAAATTTCCCATCCGCCGGAGATCATGAACCGCCGCATGACCGTTGAGGAGTGCGTGGCCAGGGCCGAAGAGTGCGGTGCCCCCATCGTTTCCCTGCCCGGGGGTGAACCGCTCATGCATCCGGACATCCATTTGATCGCCCGGGAACTGATCGCCCGTAAACGTTTTGTGTATCTTTGCACCAATGCATTGTTGGTGGAAAAGCGGCTGGCGGATTTCGAGCCGTCGCCCTACCTCACCTTCAATGTTCACCTGGACGGTCTGCGGGACAAACACGATACCCTGGTCAATCGCAATGGCGTCTTCGATCAGGCGGTGCAGGCCATTCGGCGACTGGTCGCCGATGGCTACCGGGTGACAACCAACACGACCTTTTTTGGCGACGAGACCCCGGAAAGCGCGGCGGCCCTGTTTGATTTTCTCATGTCCCTGGGCGTCGAAGGCATGACGGTGGCGCCGGCTTTCAATTATGAAAGTGCCGAGGAACAGGATAATTTCCTCGGTCGCGAGGGCAGCTGCAAGCTGTTCCGCGCCCTGCTGCCGCAGGCCCGCAAACGCGGCTGGCGCTTCAATCACAGCAGCCTGTACCTCGATTTTCTGGCGGGCGGGCAGCAGTACGCCTGTTCCCCCTGGGGAACGCCTGCCGCCAACATTTTCGGTTGGCAGCGCCCCTGTTATCTTCTCAACGACGGCTACGTTGGCAGTTTCCGTGAACTGATGCAGGATACCGACTGGGAAAGCTACGGAACGGCAGGGGATGCGCGCTGCGCCGATTGTATGGTACACTGCGGATTCGAGCCAAGTGCGGTGGTGGATGCGGCGCTGCATCCGCTCAAGGCATTGGGGGTTTTTCTGCGTGGCGCCGGCAATTGA
- a CDS encoding SLC13 family permease, with protein MDKEEAIQVQSGETSAAQGDTPDGFGTARWGGRRLFGLVCGPVLFALMMLLPETVSLSPEARKMAAIALLMATWWMCEAIPIPATALLPLVLMPLCGLLPMKEAAAPYASELIFLFMGGFLIALSMQRWNLHRRIALLVVSCFGFAPDRLVLGFMVASAGLSAFVSNTVTALMMMPIGMAVIQHVIAEGRRTGNDAEIDFSPGKFAFGANLMLGIAYACSIGGIATLIGTPPNTVLAGYLKHAYGYEITFARWMMVGVPLSIVMLAVCWVWLTRFANPMRLEQVPGGRHLIQAELRRLGPMDAGEIVTAVVFGCTAAAWILRETVAGFWPAPSMISDAVIGMTGGLLLFVIPVGRRGEFAMNWEWAGRLPWGMLLLFGGGLSLANGFEKTGLSGWLAGRIELLSNAPLLILVLAVTVLIIFLTELTSNTATAAMSMPVLSAVALGLGENPLLLLVPAALAASCAFMLPVATPPNAIVFGSGSVTMPQMIKSGLALNLIGIVLITLLTYGLAVPLFDIVFGQLPAWTSSAWR; from the coding sequence ATGGATAAAGAAGAGGCGATTCAGGTACAGTCTGGGGAAACTTCCGCGGCACAGGGCGATACGCCTGACGGTTTTGGCACGGCGCGCTGGGGAGGCCGGCGACTGTTCGGTCTGGTATGCGGGCCGGTTTTGTTCGCGTTGATGATGCTGCTGCCCGAGACTGTCAGCCTTTCGCCAGAGGCCCGCAAAATGGCGGCTATCGCTCTGCTGATGGCGACCTGGTGGATGTGCGAGGCGATTCCGATTCCAGCCACCGCGCTATTGCCGCTGGTGCTCATGCCTCTGTGCGGATTGCTGCCGATGAAGGAGGCTGCGGCTCCCTATGCCAGCGAACTGATTTTTCTGTTCATGGGCGGATTTCTGATCGCCCTGAGCATGCAGCGCTGGAATCTGCACCGGCGCATCGCGCTGCTGGTGGTGAGCTGCTTCGGGTTCGCCCCGGACCGGCTGGTGCTCGGGTTCATGGTGGCCAGCGCCGGACTGTCCGCCTTTGTTTCCAATACGGTAACGGCGCTGATGATGATGCCCATCGGCATGGCGGTCATCCAGCATGTGATTGCCGAGGGGCGGCGCACGGGAAATGATGCGGAGATCGATTTTTCTCCGGGGAAATTCGCTTTCGGTGCCAATCTGATGCTCGGCATCGCCTACGCCTGCTCCATCGGCGGCATCGCCACCCTGATCGGCACGCCGCCGAACACGGTGCTGGCCGGATACCTGAAGCATGCCTACGGCTACGAGATAACCTTTGCCCGCTGGATGATGGTCGGCGTGCCCCTGTCGATCGTGATGCTGGCGGTGTGCTGGGTCTGGTTGACCCGTTTTGCCAATCCCATGCGGCTTGAGCAGGTTCCCGGCGGCCGCCATCTGATTCAGGCGGAACTGCGCCGCCTCGGCCCGATGGATGCCGGGGAGATCGTCACCGCCGTGGTATTCGGCTGTACCGCCGCCGCCTGGATTTTGCGGGAAACGGTGGCCGGTTTCTGGCCGGCGCCATCCATGATCAGCGATGCGGTGATCGGCATGACCGGCGGCTTGCTGCTGTTTGTGATTCCCGTAGGCCGGCGTGGCGAGTTCGCCATGAATTGGGAATGGGCTGGCCGTCTGCCATGGGGCATGCTGCTGTTGTTTGGCGGTGGCCTGTCCCTGGCCAACGGGTTCGAAAAGACCGGCCTGTCGGGCTGGCTGGCGGGCCGCATCGAACTGCTCAGCAATGCGCCGCTGCTGATTCTGGTGCTGGCCGTTACCGTATTGATTATTTTCCTCACCGAACTGACTTCCAACACCGCCACCGCCGCCATGTCCATGCCGGTGCTCAGCGCCGTGGCTTTGGGGTTGGGCGAAAACCCCCTGCTGCTACTGGTGCCCGCCGCCCTGGCGGCATCCTGTGCCTTCATGCTGCCGGTCGCAACGCCGCCCAACGCCATTGTTTTCGGCTCGGGCAGCGTGACCATGCCGCAGATGATCAAGAGCGGCTTGGCCCTCAACCTTATCGGCATCGTGCTGATCACGCTGCTTACCTACGGCCTTGCGGTGCCGCTGTTCGATATTGTCTTCGGCCAGCTGCCGGCATGGACATCCTCTGCCTGGCGGTGA
- a CDS encoding pyruvate synthase, whose product MRELLTGNKAAAWGARLADVDYLPVFPITPQTEIIETLAEWIDHGRIDARLTILESEHSMVTAAGAAAATGVRVFTATSSQGLLYAMEMLYNLAGWRVPLVLVNVSRGLSAPITLEPDHNDVLAARDCGFLQLHCTTCQEVLDSVLLGYRLAEDMRVRLPVLVNLDGFYLSFTREPVEIPSAEQVRAFLPPFHPGSNRFAGGTPVSQAVAVLGGTPYSYFRYQAHLASLEAGRIFGRIAQEFEARFGRSFEAVEDYHCDDAEILFVMIGSFASKARAAVDSLRASGQKVGLVRPRLLRPFPVASLVRLFEGKAGVAVVDQNLSNGSGGILHTELAAALYPLSKRPLLVSFVGGLGGRDITAGEFFAMHDVVRRAVGTGQAPPPRLLFTKDELAAVRHMQDIAAGTGETS is encoded by the coding sequence ATGCGTGAACTTCTGACCGGAAACAAAGCCGCGGCCTGGGGGGCTCGCCTGGCGGATGTGGATTACCTGCCGGTGTTCCCCATCACTCCCCAGACCGAGATCATCGAAACTTTGGCCGAATGGATCGATCATGGCCGGATCGATGCGCGACTGACAATCCTGGAGTCGGAGCATTCCATGGTGACTGCCGCCGGTGCGGCGGCGGCCACGGGGGTGCGGGTGTTTACCGCGACCTCCAGTCAGGGGCTGCTGTATGCCATGGAGATGCTCTACAATCTGGCCGGTTGGCGGGTGCCGCTGGTGCTGGTGAATGTTTCCCGCGGCCTGTCCGCGCCAATTACCCTGGAACCGGATCACAACGACGTGCTTGCGGCGCGGGACTGCGGTTTTCTGCAATTGCATTGTACGACCTGTCAGGAGGTTCTCGACAGCGTGCTGCTGGGATATCGACTGGCAGAGGATATGCGGGTGCGTTTGCCGGTGCTGGTCAACCTGGACGGTTTTTATCTGTCCTTTACCCGTGAACCGGTGGAGATCCCGTCCGCGGAACAGGTACGCGCCTTTTTGCCGCCTTTCCACCCTGGCTCCAACAGATTTGCCGGCGGCACGCCGGTCAGCCAGGCAGTGGCGGTGCTGGGGGGAACTCCTTACTCCTATTTCCGCTACCAGGCGCATCTGGCCTCCCTTGAAGCCGGACGGATTTTCGGCCGGATCGCGCAGGAATTCGAAGCGCGGTTCGGACGCTCCTTCGAGGCGGTGGAGGACTATCACTGCGATGATGCCGAAATTCTGTTTGTCATGATAGGCTCATTTGCCAGCAAGGCCCGCGCGGCCGTCGACAGCCTGCGCGCCTCGGGGCAGAAGGTCGGCCTGGTGCGGCCGCGTCTGTTGCGACCTTTTCCCGTGGCATCCCTGGTCCGGCTGTTTGAAGGCAAGGCGGGGGTGGCAGTGGTCGACCAGAATCTTTCCAATGGTTCCGGTGGCATTCTGCACACCGAATTGGCGGCTGCGCTCTATCCCCTGTCGAAAAGGCCACTGCTGGTCAGCTTTGTCGGTGGTCTGGGCGGGCGCGACATTACCGCCGGCGAATTTTTCGCCATGCACGATGTGGTGCGCCGGGCTGTGGGGACGGGGCAGGCGCCGCCGCCGCGGTTGTTGTTCACCAAAGATGAGCTGGCGGCCGTGCGGCATATGCAGGACATAGCGGCCGGCACGGGAGAAACATCATGA
- a CDS encoding 2-oxoacid:acceptor oxidoreductase family protein: protein MYRIRFHGRGGQGIKTASRILGSALFIEGFEVQDAPRYGAERRGAPIFAYVRADRVPIHERGVIHQPDLLVVADETLLAISTGQVLEGVAENSVVLILSGRPQSWWERHLACRGRMIVLESSRWTNGVPAGAVCAGAAAALLGTVSPRALIAAVEQELGDHDPAVVRRNRDAILKAYDAVGSLRGVVTAGVEQTSAPDWVEVPLDAVAIGAPVIHGGPTSQLVKTGLWRTHRPVIDSKKCHRCLKCRALCPENVITAAEDGLPVIDYDHCKGCLVCAASCPLKAIRVIPEAQAGKEQDA, encoded by the coding sequence ATGTATCGAATCCGTTTTCATGGCCGTGGCGGCCAGGGAATCAAGACTGCAAGCCGCATCCTCGGCAGTGCCCTGTTCATCGAAGGGTTCGAGGTGCAGGATGCTCCTCGCTATGGCGCCGAGCGGCGCGGCGCGCCGATATTCGCCTATGTGCGGGCGGATCGGGTACCCATCCATGAGCGGGGAGTGATTCACCAGCCCGACCTGCTTGTGGTGGCGGATGAAACCCTGTTGGCAATCTCCACCGGGCAGGTGCTGGAGGGGGTCGCCGAAAACAGCGTGGTGCTGATCTTGTCTGGCAGGCCACAGTCATGGTGGGAACGGCATCTTGCGTGCCGTGGACGTATGATCGTGCTGGAGTCTTCCCGGTGGACCAATGGCGTGCCCGCGGGAGCGGTTTGCGCGGGGGCCGCGGCCGCGCTGCTTGGCACGGTATCTCCGAGGGCGCTGATCGCGGCGGTGGAGCAGGAACTGGGTGATCACGACCCTGCCGTGGTGCGGCGTAACCGTGATGCCATCCTGAAAGCTTATGACGCGGTCGGTTCGCTGCGCGGCGTGGTTACGGCGGGGGTTGAACAAACGTCTGCGCCGGACTGGGTCGAGGTGCCTCTGGATGCGGTCGCCATCGGTGCGCCGGTGATCCACGGCGGCCCAACCAGCCAGTTGGTCAAAACTGGGCTGTGGCGCACCCATCGGCCGGTTATCGACAGTAAGAAGTGCCACCGTTGTTTGAAGTGCCGCGCCTTGTGTCCGGAAAACGTCATCACCGCGGCAGAAGACGGACTGCCGGTCATCGATTACGATCATTGCAAGGGGTGTCTGGTGTGCGCGGCCAGTTGCCCCTTAAAGGCGATTCGTGTGATCCCGGAGGCGCAGGCCGGAAAGGAGCAGGATGCGTGA
- a CDS encoding fatty acid CoA ligase family protein, whose protein sequence is MGNTGSSYYHCGGLEPLRGETIPEHFAGVAKRFSTREAIVSRHQKRRLSYGQLAAEADRLARGLLGMGYRRGDRIGVWATNSIEWLLLQLAMARIGVALVAINPGYKEQEIAYALQHSEAHGVFVMPSFRSSDYVRMLGSILPGLHKSGLVPEADAFPHLRRVVLFNPCNPASTRRGLPGMTVWSEVLAAADKVSQEDLEAATATLDRDDTIALLYTSGSMGSPKTAVLSHHNILNNAWFTARRMAFTEADRLCAPVPFHHCFGMVLANLVCMAVGACVVLPEEYFDPLATLEAIEAEACTTLYGVPTMFLAQVEHPGRSCFDLSSLRTGIMGGAPCPPALVRRVMDELHCPGILIGYGMTEASPLTHLTAPEDPLANRLETVGRNLPHQEVKLIDPESGATVATGEVGEVCFRGYHVARGYYADPAATAEGIDAAGWLRSGDLGTMDADGYVRITGRRKEIIIRGGENICPWQIEQHLLTHPKVAETAVFGIPDDFYGEQIMAWVRPESGETVDEEELRSYCKAGLAHFKVPRHIWIVDEFPKTGSGKLHKPRMREMTMDRLKKG, encoded by the coding sequence ATGGGTAATACGGGCAGCAGTTATTATCATTGCGGCGGTTTGGAACCTCTCAGGGGGGAAACCATACCGGAACATTTTGCCGGCGTCGCGAAACGTTTCTCTACCCGGGAAGCCATTGTTTCCAGACATCAGAAAAGGCGATTGAGTTACGGGCAATTGGCGGCCGAGGCCGATCGTCTGGCCCGTGGCTTGCTCGGCATGGGCTACCGACGCGGCGACCGTATCGGCGTGTGGGCCACCAACAGCATCGAATGGCTGTTGCTGCAGCTCGCCATGGCGCGCATCGGCGTGGCCCTGGTGGCCATCAACCCGGGGTATAAGGAGCAGGAGATCGCCTATGCCTTGCAACACTCCGAAGCGCATGGTGTCTTTGTCATGCCGTCCTTCCGATCCAGCGATTATGTGCGGATGCTCGGTTCCATACTTCCGGGGCTGCACAAGAGCGGCCTTGTTCCGGAAGCGGATGCTTTTCCCCATTTGCGCAGGGTTGTTCTGTTCAACCCCTGCAATCCCGCATCGACCCGCCGGGGCCTGCCGGGAATGACGGTCTGGTCGGAGGTGCTTGCGGCGGCGGACAAGGTCTCACAAGAAGACCTAGAAGCGGCCACCGCCACCCTCGATCGCGATGACACCATCGCGCTGCTTTACACCTCCGGTTCCATGGGCTCGCCGAAAACCGCGGTTCTTTCCCACCACAATATCCTCAACAACGCCTGGTTTACCGCCCGGCGCATGGCCTTTACCGAAGCCGATCGGCTCTGTGCGCCGGTGCCGTTCCACCACTGTTTCGGCATGGTTCTGGCCAACCTGGTTTGCATGGCGGTGGGCGCCTGTGTCGTGTTGCCGGAAGAATATTTCGATCCACTGGCCACCCTGGAGGCCATCGAGGCCGAGGCCTGTACCACCCTCTACGGGGTGCCCACCATGTTCCTGGCGCAGGTGGAACATCCGGGCCGCAGCTGCTTTGATCTGAGCAGCCTGCGCACCGGCATCATGGGCGGCGCTCCCTGTCCGCCGGCGCTGGTGCGACGGGTCATGGACGAATTGCATTGTCCCGGCATTCTCATCGGTTATGGCATGACGGAGGCCTCGCCTCTGACCCACCTCACCGCGCCGGAGGATCCCCTGGCAAACCGTCTGGAAACCGTCGGGCGCAATCTGCCCCATCAGGAGGTCAAACTCATCGATCCGGAGAGCGGCGCCACCGTGGCCACGGGAGAGGTGGGTGAGGTGTGTTTTCGCGGCTATCATGTCGCCAGGGGGTATTACGCCGATCCGGCGGCAACGGCCGAGGGGATCGATGCCGCCGGCTGGCTGCGTTCGGGCGATCTGGGGACCATGGATGCCGACGGTTATGTGCGGATAACCGGGCGCCGCAAGGAAATCATCATCCGCGGCGGCGAAAATATCTGCCCCTGGCAGATCGAACAGCATCTGCTTACGCATCCCAAAGTGGCTGAAACGGCGGTTTTCGGCATCCCCGATGATTTTTATGGAGAGCAGATCATGGCCTGGGTGCGACCGGAAAGCGGCGAGACGGTGGACGAAGAAGAACTCAGGAGCTATTGCAAGGCCGGCCTGGCCCATTTCAAGGTGCCCCGGCATATCTGGATCGTGGATGAATTCCCCAAAACCGGCAGTGGCAAGCTGCACAAACCACGTATGCGGGAAATGACCATGGATCGTTTGAAAAAAGGATGA
- a CDS encoding thiamine pyrophosphate-dependent enzyme → MTESADKRCGSAKTGTLAPGTPMCAGCGGLQALHQIYDLLGDRTVFVNAAGCMTLLSIYPYTPFPGSWLYTAMACAPAGAQGIRDALDLLLSKKRIRTKQDLLPVVLTGDGAAYGIGLSATSAAIDRGLDFLYICYDNEGYGNTGHQSSAATPTGARTATSRVDGFAGIKKDLFSIWCAHRPAYVATAIGSEPADLSKKVKKALSLRGPRLLLVLAPCPTGWGFEPARMVDIGKLAVETGSWPLKEYVDGMIRHTHIPSRRVPLEDYLCLQGRFRHLFKPVREDERLSGLQHRVDDYWANLK, encoded by the coding sequence ATGACTGAATCCGCAGACAAACGGTGCGGCAGTGCCAAAACCGGCACGCTTGCGCCCGGCACGCCCATGTGCGCCGGTTGCGGCGGGTTGCAGGCATTGCACCAGATTTACGATCTGCTCGGCGACAGGACCGTATTTGTCAACGCCGCCGGGTGCATGACCCTGCTTTCCATCTATCCGTATACGCCGTTTCCCGGTTCCTGGCTGTATACCGCCATGGCCTGCGCTCCCGCCGGAGCCCAGGGGATTCGGGATGCTCTCGACCTTTTATTGTCCAAAAAGAGAATCAGGACAAAGCAGGATCTGTTACCGGTGGTGCTGACCGGCGACGGTGCGGCTTACGGCATCGGACTTTCCGCGACTTCGGCGGCCATCGACCGCGGCCTTGATTTTCTCTATATCTGCTACGATAACGAGGGTTACGGCAATACCGGACACCAGTCCTCGGCGGCGACGCCAACCGGGGCGCGTACCGCCACCAGCCGTGTGGACGGTTTCGCGGGCATCAAAAAGGACCTATTTTCCATCTGGTGTGCCCATCGCCCGGCCTACGTGGCCACCGCCATCGGCAGTGAACCGGCCGATCTTTCGAAAAAGGTCAAGAAAGCCTTGAGTTTGCGTGGACCGCGTCTGCTGCTGGTGCTGGCCCCCTGCCCGACGGGGTGGGGGTTCGAACCGGCGCGCATGGTCGATATCGGCAAACTGGCGGTCGAGACCGGCAGTTGGCCCCTGAAGGAGTATGTGGACGGAATGATACGGCACACCCATATCCCCTCCCGAAGGGTTCCGCTTGAAGATTACCTCTGTCTGCAGGGGCGCTTCCGGCACTTGTTCAAGCCGGTGCGGGAAGATGAAAGACTGAGTGGACTGCAACATCGGGTGGATGATTACTGGGCGAATCTCAAATAG
- a CDS encoding tetratricopeptide repeat protein, translating into MEQGQGDLKTAEAGRRLAQQAVDALPKSAEAHYLLAYLSGLEAQRNPLKALALVPVIEREALAALKLNPALDEAGPARMLGDLYLQAPAFPVSIGDPALAVDYYEQAVELAPDQSENRLGLVDALLTEGRPADACRQLQRFWKGLIPGESSSGPWERGLELQGRMCEALQEE; encoded by the coding sequence GTGGAGCAGGGGCAGGGAGATCTTAAAACCGCCGAAGCCGGGCGACGACTCGCCCAACAAGCTGTCGACGCTTTGCCCAAAAGCGCCGAAGCGCATTATCTGCTCGCTTACCTGTCCGGCCTGGAGGCACAGCGCAATCCCCTGAAGGCCCTGGCGCTGGTGCCGGTCATCGAGAGGGAGGCGCTGGCCGCCCTGAAGCTCAACCCGGCGCTTGACGAGGCCGGTCCAGCCCGCATGCTCGGGGACCTTTACCTGCAGGCGCCGGCTTTCCCGGTGAGCATCGGGGATCCCGCGCTGGCCGTCGACTACTACGAACAGGCCGTGGAATTGGCTCCCGATCAGTCCGAAAATCGCCTGGGGCTTGTCGACGCACTGCTCACGGAGGGGCGTCCTGCCGATGCCTGCCGTCAGTTGCAGCGTTTCTGGAAGGGCCTGATTCCAGGCGAAAGCTCCAGCGGTCCGTGGGAGCGGGGACTGGAGCTGCAAGGGCGCATGTGTGAGGCTTTGCAGGAAGAGTGA